In Glycine max cultivar Williams 82 chromosome 7, Glycine_max_v4.0, whole genome shotgun sequence, a single window of DNA contains:
- the LOC100817055 gene encoding protein FAM32A-like isoform X1: MWRLVRKVHGLRDGGTIWSFILTYQEMSAYDNVVGGKLKLKGKALDVAGGVKKKKKKNKRNQEQLLQVAEDEVSAGGSKEQAKDSNDEDINDVSELSGEGKTAHYDDHLTPVERRYIEQREQLDVHRLAKISNKSHRDRIQDFNQYLANMSEHYDIPKVGPG, from the exons ATGTGGAGACTTGTGAGAAAGGTGCATGGTTTACGGGATGGTGGTACGATTTGGAGTTTTATTCTCACATATCAAG AGATGTCAGCGTATGACAATGTTGTTGGTGGGAAATTGAAGTTGAAGGGAAAAGCACTGGATGTGGCTGGtggagtgaagaagaagaaaaagaagaacaagagaAATCAGGAACAACTTTTGCAAGTCGCCGAAGATGAAGTTTCAGCAG GTGGAAGTAAAGAACAAGCCAAAGATTCAAATGATGAAGATATAAATGATGTGAGTGAATTAAGCGGGGAAGGGAAGACAGCTCATTATGATGATCATCTTACACCGGTGGAGAGGCGTTACATAGAGCAGAGGGAGCAACTTGATGTTCACAGATTGGCTAAGATATCTAATAAATCTCACCGTGACAGAATTCAGGATTTCAACCAATATCTTGCAAACATGAGCGAGCATTATGATATTCCTAAAGTTGGTCCTGGATGA
- the LOC100817055 gene encoding protein FAM32A-like isoform X2, whose amino-acid sequence MSAYDNVVGGKLKLKGKALDVAGGVKKKKKKNKRNQEQLLQVAEDEVSAGGSKEQAKDSNDEDINDVSELSGEGKTAHYDDHLTPVERRYIEQREQLDVHRLAKISNKSHRDRIQDFNQYLANMSEHYDIPKVGPG is encoded by the exons ATGTCAGCGTATGACAATGTTGTTGGTGGGAAATTGAAGTTGAAGGGAAAAGCACTGGATGTGGCTGGtggagtgaagaagaagaaaaagaagaacaagagaAATCAGGAACAACTTTTGCAAGTCGCCGAAGATGAAGTTTCAGCAG GTGGAAGTAAAGAACAAGCCAAAGATTCAAATGATGAAGATATAAATGATGTGAGTGAATTAAGCGGGGAAGGGAAGACAGCTCATTATGATGATCATCTTACACCGGTGGAGAGGCGTTACATAGAGCAGAGGGAGCAACTTGATGTTCACAGATTGGCTAAGATATCTAATAAATCTCACCGTGACAGAATTCAGGATTTCAACCAATATCTTGCAAACATGAGCGAGCATTATGATATTCCTAAAGTTGGTCCTGGATGA